A single genomic interval of Streptomyces sp. BA2 harbors:
- a CDS encoding ArsR family transcriptional regulator yields MGWWQVNADTLAGSRFVVSPLAEATASLFSLERRTATHPGERGWLDAHLAAYRERLAAEPGLAALVRAALGERTRWIADFLTPTPTGEGDASFAEELARIRDTSDATARAHLTVSYGGPLPPALLRPGLPELLADLLEWVWTRTVLPRWPRVRTVIEADVVARTAQLSQGGWAEALNGMRPGMRWLGESRLQINTHEHPPRETSGARLLFVPVTPRQGWVSWDAADRYAVVYPCSGVLADADRATAVPEPLGRLLGPARAGVLVLLATPMSTSQLVTLTGQGLGSVGRHLRVLLDAGLVRRRRTGRAVLYFRTAAGEVLVEAQRDG; encoded by the coding sequence ATGGGCTGGTGGCAGGTCAACGCGGACACCCTCGCGGGCAGCCGCTTCGTCGTCTCGCCGCTGGCCGAGGCGACCGCGAGCCTCTTCTCCCTGGAGCGGCGCACGGCCACGCACCCGGGGGAGCGAGGCTGGCTCGACGCCCATCTGGCGGCCTACCGCGAGCGACTGGCCGCCGAGCCCGGCCTCGCGGCGCTGGTGCGGGCCGCTCTCGGCGAGCGGACCCGCTGGATCGCGGACTTCCTCACGCCGACGCCCACGGGCGAGGGTGACGCCTCCTTCGCCGAGGAGCTGGCGCGGATCCGCGACACCTCCGACGCGACCGCACGCGCCCACCTGACGGTGTCCTACGGCGGCCCGCTTCCCCCGGCACTCCTGCGCCCCGGACTGCCGGAGCTGCTCGCCGACCTCCTGGAGTGGGTGTGGACGCGGACGGTGCTGCCGAGGTGGCCCCGTGTCCGTACGGTCATCGAGGCCGATGTCGTGGCGCGCACCGCCCAGTTGAGCCAGGGCGGCTGGGCCGAGGCGCTGAACGGCATGCGGCCGGGGATGCGCTGGCTGGGGGAGAGCAGGCTCCAGATCAACACCCACGAGCACCCGCCGCGCGAGACCTCCGGGGCGCGCCTCCTCTTCGTGCCGGTGACGCCCCGGCAGGGCTGGGTGTCGTGGGACGCGGCGGACCGTTACGCGGTGGTGTACCCGTGCTCGGGGGTGCTCGCGGACGCGGACCGGGCGACGGCGGTGCCCGAGCCGCTCGGCAGGCTCCTGGGTCCCGCGCGGGCGGGCGTCCTCGTGCTCCTCGCGACGCCGATGAGCACCTCGCAGCTGGTGACGCTGACAGGGCAGGGGCTCGGCTCGGTGGGCCGCCATCTGAGGGTGTTGCTGGACGCGGGCCTCGTGCGAAGGCGGCGTACGGGGCGGGCGGTGCTGTATTTCCGTACGGCGGCGGGCGAGGTGCTCGTCGAGGCGCAGAGGGACGGGTGA
- a CDS encoding ATP-binding protein — MSLPLTRRIARAALLIAAGAAPVVGAAGSASAAELPATPDLGGVTAVDGAGLGNTVDSAAQNTTGLAGETGSKAVKKGVPAAGKVVGSGAKTTTPVAQKAAGDLAGSAGDVVGDTAGTATEGGLPTDAVGEGLPTDAVTKGGLPTDQLPVKSLPLG; from the coding sequence ATGTCCCTCCCCCTGACCCGCCGGATCGCCCGCGCCGCGCTGCTCATCGCAGCGGGGGCGGCTCCCGTGGTCGGTGCGGCCGGCTCCGCAAGCGCCGCCGAGCTTCCGGCCACCCCCGACCTGGGCGGTGTGACCGCCGTGGACGGTGCCGGTCTGGGCAACACCGTCGACAGCGCGGCTCAGAACACCACCGGTCTCGCGGGTGAGACCGGCAGCAAGGCCGTGAAGAAGGGCGTCCCGGCCGCGGGCAAGGTCGTCGGATCGGGCGCCAAGACCACCACCCCCGTCGCGCAGAAGGCCGCGGGTGACCTCGCGGGCAGCGCCGGTGACGTGGTCGGCGACACCGCGGGCACGGCCACCGAGGGCGGCCTGCCGACCGACGCCGTCGGCGAGGGCCTGCCGACGGACGCGGTCACCAAGGGCGGACTGCCCACCGACCAGCTGCCGGTCAAGAGCCTGCCGCTCGGCTGA
- a CDS encoding heavy metal transporter codes for MPEPPTPVRRGRLLRIGAAVAVLLALVGYVVVQYVFGGKADPRCRVVSGNGDGASYEFGAEQAQNAATVAAVGTSRGMPERAVTIALATALQESGLRNISHGDRDSLGLFQQRPSQGWGNEKQIMDPAYSAARFYAHLKDVPGYSRLPLTVAAQRVQRSGYPQAYAKHEPDAALLAAALTGRAPATLTCEGRTADEPGDPAKVRAALVRDFGRDVAPEGGSGGTVTVPVNATAGGAEGGAGKRGWELAHWAVAQASTLGIERVSYGGREWSAAQSEKEWRKPGKASATDTDGQRTDAGTGAGEVRIVIGQ; via the coding sequence GTGCCTGAGCCCCCCACCCCCGTCCGGCGCGGCCGCCTCCTTCGTATCGGGGCCGCCGTCGCGGTCCTGCTCGCCCTCGTGGGCTATGTGGTCGTGCAGTACGTCTTCGGGGGCAAGGCCGATCCGCGCTGCCGGGTCGTCTCGGGCAACGGCGACGGCGCGAGTTACGAATTCGGCGCGGAGCAGGCGCAGAACGCGGCGACGGTCGCCGCCGTGGGCACCTCGCGCGGCATGCCGGAGCGCGCGGTCACCATCGCCCTGGCGACGGCCCTCCAGGAGTCGGGTCTGCGCAACATCAGCCATGGCGACCGGGACTCGCTCGGCCTCTTCCAGCAGCGGCCCTCGCAGGGCTGGGGCAACGAGAAGCAGATCATGGACCCGGCGTACTCGGCGGCGCGTTTCTACGCCCATCTCAAGGACGTCCCCGGCTATTCACGGCTGCCCCTGACCGTCGCCGCGCAGCGCGTGCAGCGCAGCGGCTATCCGCAGGCGTACGCGAAGCACGAGCCGGACGCCGCGCTGCTCGCCGCCGCGCTGACGGGCCGCGCGCCCGCCACCCTCACCTGCGAGGGCCGCACGGCCGACGAGCCGGGCGACCCGGCGAAGGTGCGGGCCGCCCTGGTCCGGGACTTCGGCCGCGACGTGGCGCCGGAGGGCGGCAGCGGCGGCACGGTCACCGTGCCGGTGAACGCCACGGCGGGAGGCGCGGAGGGCGGGGCCGGGAAGCGGGGCTGGGAGCTCGCGCACTGGGCGGTCGCCCAGGCGTCCACGCTCGGCATCGAGCGCGTCTCGTACGGCGGCCGGGAGTGGAGCGCCGCGCAGTCCGAGAAGGAATGGCGCAAGCCGGGCAAGGCGTCCGCAACAGACACAGATGGTCAGCGCACCGACGCCGGAACCGGCGCGGGCGAGGTCCGAATTGTCATTGGGCAGTAG
- the dapE gene encoding succinyl-diaminopimelate desuccinylase yields the protein MAQTSHDASLDLTLDAAALTAQLVDFPSPSGEEKALADAIETALRRLPHLTVDRHGNNVVARTNLGRAERVILAGHIDTVPIADNVPSRLDEDGVLWGCGTCDMKSGVAIQLRIAQTVTEPNRDLTFVFYDNEEVAAHLNGLGHVADAHPDWLAGDFAILLEPTDNQVEGGCQGTLRVHLKTKGTRAHSARAWMGSNAIHKAAPILAKLAAYEPRKPVVDGLRYHEGLNAVGVEGGVATNVIPDECTVVVNFRYAPDRTEDEALAFVRDYFADCGIDEFVVDDHTGGARPGLDHPAATAFMAAVGGEALPKFGWTDVSRFSALGVPAVNYSPGNPLLAHKIDERVKASLIPEAEKRLSAWLTS from the coding sequence ATGGCCCAGACCTCACACGACGCCTCGCTCGACCTCACGCTCGACGCTGCCGCCCTCACCGCCCAGCTGGTCGACTTCCCGTCGCCGAGCGGCGAGGAGAAAGCCCTCGCTGACGCGATCGAGACGGCCCTGCGCCGCCTGCCGCACCTCACGGTCGACCGGCACGGCAACAACGTGGTGGCCCGCACGAATCTGGGCCGGGCCGAGCGCGTGATCCTCGCCGGGCACATCGACACGGTCCCGATCGCGGACAACGTCCCGTCCCGCCTCGACGAGGACGGCGTCCTGTGGGGCTGCGGCACCTGCGACATGAAGTCGGGCGTCGCGATCCAGCTGCGCATCGCGCAGACCGTGACCGAGCCGAACCGCGACCTCACCTTCGTCTTCTACGACAACGAAGAGGTCGCCGCACACCTGAACGGCCTCGGCCATGTCGCCGATGCCCACCCCGACTGGCTCGCCGGGGACTTCGCGATCCTCCTGGAGCCGACGGACAACCAGGTCGAGGGCGGCTGCCAGGGCACGCTGCGCGTCCACCTGAAGACGAAGGGCACGCGTGCGCACTCCGCGCGCGCGTGGATGGGCTCGAACGCCATCCACAAGGCAGCGCCGATCCTGGCCAAGCTCGCCGCGTACGAGCCGCGCAAGCCGGTGGTCGACGGCCTGCGGTACCACGAGGGCCTCAACGCCGTAGGCGTCGAGGGCGGCGTCGCCACCAATGTCATCCCCGACGAGTGCACCGTCGTCGTCAACTTCCGCTACGCGCCCGACCGCACCGAGGACGAGGCGCTCGCCTTCGTGCGCGACTACTTCGCCGACTGCGGGATCGACGAGTTCGTCGTCGACGACCACACGGGCGGGGCGCGCCCCGGCCTCGACCACCCGGCCGCCACGGCCTTCATGGCGGCGGTCGGCGGCGAGGCGCTGCCCAAGTTCGGCTGGACGGACGTCTCCCGCTTCAGCGCGCTCGGCGTGCCCGCCGTGAACTACAGCCCGGGGAACCCGCTGCTCGCCCACAAGATCGACGAGCGCGTGAAGGCCTCGCTGATCCCGGAGGCCGAGAAGCGGCTGAGCGCCTGGCTGACATCCTGA
- a CDS encoding TIGR00730 family Rossman fold protein yields the protein MGSPEGQDPPEEQHLGPVVRRREQITPGTTDQRLLDTGAEGESEWVHTDPWRVMRIQSEFVEGFGALAELPSAISVFGSARTPPGSPEYEAGVRIGKALVDAGFAVITGGGPGAMEAANRGAREARGVSVGLGIELPFEQGLNEHVDIGVNFRYFFVRKTMFVKYAQGFVVLPGGLGTLDELFEALTLVQTRKVTRFPIVLFGSAYWGGLVDWLRDTVVAGGKASEHDLHLFHITDDVDEAVTLVTKEVGR from the coding sequence ATGGGTAGTCCAGAAGGACAGGACCCGCCGGAGGAGCAGCACCTGGGGCCCGTGGTGCGGCGGCGTGAGCAGATCACCCCCGGCACGACGGACCAGCGGCTCCTCGACACCGGCGCCGAGGGCGAGTCGGAGTGGGTGCACACCGACCCCTGGCGGGTCATGCGCATCCAGTCGGAGTTCGTGGAAGGCTTCGGCGCGCTCGCCGAACTCCCCAGCGCCATCAGCGTCTTCGGCTCGGCCCGCACGCCGCCGGGCTCGCCCGAGTACGAGGCGGGCGTCCGCATCGGCAAGGCCCTGGTCGACGCGGGCTTCGCCGTGATCACCGGGGGCGGCCCCGGCGCCATGGAGGCGGCCAACAGGGGCGCGCGCGAGGCCAGGGGAGTCTCCGTGGGCCTCGGCATCGAGCTGCCCTTCGAGCAGGGCCTGAACGAGCACGTCGACATCGGCGTGAACTTCCGCTACTTCTTCGTACGGAAGACCATGTTCGTGAAGTACGCGCAGGGCTTCGTGGTCCTGCCCGGCGGCCTCGGCACCCTGGACGAGCTCTTCGAGGCCCTCACCCTCGTCCAGACCCGCAAGGTGACCCGCTTCCCGATCGTCCTCTTCGGCTCGGCGTACTGGGGCGGACTCGTCGACTGGCTGCGCGACACGGTGGTGGCCGGCGGGAAGGCGTCGGAGCACGATCTGCACCTCTTCCACATCACGGACGACGTGGACGAGGCGGTCACCCTGGTGACCAAGGAAGTCGGCCGCTAG
- the folP gene encoding dihydropteroate synthase, translating to MLRLGRREFDAHEPVIMAIVNRTPDSFYDQGATFRDEPALARVEQAVSEGAAIIDIGGVKAGPGDEVTAEEEARRTVGFVADVRKRFPDVVISVDTWRHEVGEAVCEAGADLLNDAWGGVDPRLAEVAARYGAGLVCTHAGGAEPRTRPHRLTYEDVMADILSVTLGLAERAVALGVPRESVMIDPGHDFGKNTRHSLEATRRLGEMVETGWPVLVSLSNKDFVGETLDKPVKERVVGTLATTAVSAWLGAQVYRVHEVAETRQVLDMVATIAGHRAPAVARRGLA from the coding sequence ATGCTCAGGCTTGGCAGGCGTGAATTCGACGCGCACGAGCCGGTGATCATGGCGATCGTGAACCGGACCCCTGACTCCTTCTACGACCAGGGCGCCACGTTCCGCGACGAGCCCGCGCTCGCACGCGTGGAGCAGGCGGTGTCGGAGGGCGCTGCCATCATCGACATCGGTGGGGTCAAGGCCGGTCCGGGCGATGAGGTGACGGCCGAGGAGGAGGCGCGGCGGACGGTCGGTTTCGTCGCCGATGTGCGCAAGCGGTTCCCCGATGTCGTCATCAGCGTTGACACGTGGAGGCACGAGGTCGGCGAGGCGGTCTGCGAGGCCGGCGCCGACCTCCTGAACGACGCGTGGGGCGGGGTCGATCCCCGGCTCGCGGAGGTGGCGGCGCGCTACGGCGCGGGCCTGGTGTGCACGCACGCCGGTGGCGCCGAGCCGCGGACCCGCCCCCATCGGCTGACGTACGAGGACGTCATGGCGGACATCCTCTCGGTCACCCTCGGCCTGGCCGAGCGCGCGGTCGCGCTCGGGGTGCCGCGTGAGTCCGTGATGATCGATCCGGGGCACGACTTCGGGAAGAACACGCGGCATTCGCTGGAGGCGACGCGGCGGCTCGGGGAGATGGTGGAGACCGGCTGGCCCGTGCTTGTGTCCCTGTCCAACAAGGACTTCGTCGGCGAGACGCTCGACAAGCCGGTCAAGGAGCGCGTGGTGGGGACGCTGGCCACGACCGCGGTCTCGGCGTGGCTGGGCGCGCAGGTGTACCGGGTGCACGAGGTCGCGGAGACCCGGCAGGTCCTCGACATGGTCGCCACCATCGCAGGCCACCGGGCCCCGGCCGTGGCTCGGCGGGGGCTGGCGTAG
- a CDS encoding DivIVA domain-containing protein — MVLFLFLVIALVVVVGAVTLAVVGGGERAALPDVAAERFVDPLPPDRALRRADVEALRFPLTLRGYRMADVDDALGRLAAELAERDAHIAELEAALAGAQATAVGGPGLFKTHAPATLQDEPAPKDAAEEEDGR, encoded by the coding sequence ATGGTCTTGTTCTTGTTCCTGGTCATCGCCCTCGTCGTGGTGGTCGGCGCGGTGACCTTGGCCGTGGTGGGCGGCGGGGAGCGCGCCGCGCTGCCCGACGTGGCGGCCGAGCGGTTCGTCGACCCGCTGCCGCCCGACCGTGCCCTGCGCCGCGCGGACGTCGAAGCACTGCGCTTCCCGCTGACTCTGCGGGGCTATCGCATGGCGGACGTGGACGACGCCCTCGGCCGCCTCGCCGCCGAACTGGCCGAGCGCGACGCCCACATCGCGGAGCTGGAGGCGGCACTCGCCGGCGCCCAGGCCACCGCGGTCGGCGGCCCCGGCCTCTTCAAGACGCACGCCCCGGCCACGCTCCAGGACGAGCCGGCCCCGAAGGACGCTGCGGAAGAGGAGGACGGCCGATGA
- a CDS encoding DNA-3-methyladenine glycosylase I yields MSGDAVAGPDGRLRCPWGLSTEDYVTYHDEEWGRPVHGDDALYERLCLEAFQSGLSWITILRRREGFRAAFADFKIAEVARFTDTDRERLLADPGIIRNRAKVDATLANARVLADWSEGELDELIWSHAPDPVSRKAPTALADVPAITPESTALSKALKQRGIRFVGPTTAYALMQACGLVNDHLEDCVIRVPVGS; encoded by the coding sequence ATGAGCGGCGACGCCGTGGCGGGCCCGGACGGCAGACTGCGCTGCCCCTGGGGCCTCTCGACCGAGGACTACGTGACGTACCACGACGAGGAGTGGGGCCGCCCGGTCCACGGGGACGACGCCCTGTACGAACGGCTCTGCCTGGAGGCCTTCCAGTCGGGCCTCTCCTGGATCACCATCCTGCGCCGCCGCGAGGGCTTCCGCGCCGCCTTCGCCGATTTCAAGATCGCCGAGGTCGCGCGGTTCACGGACACCGACCGGGAGCGCCTCCTCGCCGACCCCGGCATCATCCGCAACCGCGCCAAGGTGGATGCGACCCTCGCCAACGCGCGCGTGCTCGCCGACTGGTCCGAGGGAGAGCTCGACGAGCTCATCTGGTCGCACGCGCCGGACCCGGTCTCCCGCAAGGCGCCGACCGCGCTGGCCGACGTACCGGCGATCACGCCCGAGTCCACGGCCCTGTCCAAGGCCCTGAAGCAGCGCGGCATCCGATTCGTCGGCCCCACGACGGCATACGCCCTGATGCAGGCCTGCGGCCTGGTGAACGACCACCTGGAGGACTGCGTGATCCGCGTCCCCGTGGGCAGTTAG
- a CDS encoding enoyl-CoA hydratase/isomerase family protein — translation MADTVLYEVSDGLATITLNRPEAMNAMNTEAKVALREAVQSAESDPAVRAVLLTATGRAFCVGQDLKEHVGSLMADREAGTGRTMSTVREHYNPILSALTGMAKPVVAGVNGVAAGAGLGFALAADYRIVADTARFNTSFAGVALTADSGVSWTLQRVIGPGRASDLLLFPRNISAQEAYDLGIANRVVPEAELAVEAQKLARTLAEGPTLAYGALKESLAYAAGHTLKESLAKEEELQAKAGASEDHAIAVQAFLDKAKPKYLGR, via the coding sequence ATGGCCGACACCGTGCTCTACGAGGTGAGCGACGGGCTCGCGACCATCACGCTCAACCGCCCCGAGGCGATGAACGCGATGAACACCGAGGCCAAGGTCGCTCTGCGAGAGGCGGTGCAGTCGGCCGAGTCGGACCCCGCGGTCCGTGCCGTACTGCTCACCGCGACCGGGCGCGCCTTCTGTGTGGGGCAGGACCTGAAAGAACACGTCGGTTCCCTCATGGCGGACCGCGAGGCGGGCACCGGGCGGACGATGAGCACGGTGCGCGAGCACTACAACCCCATCCTGAGCGCGCTGACCGGGATGGCCAAGCCGGTCGTCGCTGGGGTCAACGGCGTCGCCGCCGGGGCGGGCCTCGGCTTCGCGCTCGCCGCCGACTACCGGATCGTCGCGGACACCGCGCGCTTCAACACCTCCTTCGCCGGGGTCGCGCTGACCGCCGACTCGGGCGTCTCCTGGACGCTGCAGCGCGTGATCGGGCCCGGCCGCGCGAGCGACCTGCTGCTGTTCCCGCGCAACATCAGCGCGCAGGAGGCGTACGACCTGGGCATCGCCAACAGGGTCGTCCCCGAGGCCGAGTTGGCGGTCGAGGCCCAGAAGCTGGCCCGCACCCTGGCCGAGGGCCCGACCCTCGCCTACGGGGCCCTCAAGGAATCGCTCGCCTACGCGGCGGGCCACACCCTGAAGGAGTCCCTGGCCAAGGAGGAGGAGCTCCAGGCGAAGGCGGGCGCGTCCGAGGACCACGCGATCGCCGTCCAGGCGTTCCTGGACAAGGCGAAGCCCAAGTACCTCGGCCGCTAG
- a CDS encoding DUF3117 domain-containing protein: MAAMKPRTGDGPLEVTKEGRGIVMRVPLEGGGRLVVELTPDEADALGDALKKVVG, translated from the coding sequence ATGGCGGCCATGAAGCCGCGGACGGGCGACGGCCCGCTCGAGGTGACCAAGGAGGGGCGGGGCATCGTCATGCGCGTTCCGCTCGAAGGCGGCGGACGACTTGTCGTCGAACTGACTCCGGACGAGGCCGATGCACTCGGCGACGCCCTGAAGAAGGTCGTCGGCTGA
- a CDS encoding class I SAM-dependent methyltransferase has product MCGFPPPTDTVTARHPRGQERAITGNRQTSWAFADAFVAEDEATRWARDRAQEAGLPSVSPGTGAALRMLAATADAKAVAEIGTGTGVSGLHLLHGMRPDGVLTTVDPEPDRQQFAREAFRAAGFAGNRARFIPGRALDVLPRLADGGYDLVFCDGDRTEYLDYLAESLRLLRPGGLVCFEGAFSDGRTVDSGPQPAEVLRIRELLRTVRESQDLMPALLPVGDGLLCAVKR; this is encoded by the coding sequence ATCTGCGGGTTCCCACCCCCAACGGATACAGTCACGGCCAGGCATCCACGGGGACAGGAGAGGGCCATTACCGGCAACCGGCAGACGAGCTGGGCGTTCGCCGACGCCTTTGTCGCCGAGGACGAGGCCACGCGCTGGGCCCGTGACCGGGCCCAGGAGGCAGGGCTGCCCTCGGTGTCTCCCGGTACCGGCGCCGCGCTGCGCATGCTGGCCGCCACGGCGGACGCCAAGGCCGTCGCCGAGATCGGGACGGGCACGGGCGTGTCCGGGCTCCACCTGCTGCACGGGATGCGCCCCGACGGCGTCCTGACCACCGTCGACCCCGAGCCCGACCGCCAGCAGTTCGCCCGTGAGGCCTTCCGCGCCGCCGGTTTCGCCGGCAACCGCGCACGGTTCATCCCCGGCCGCGCACTCGACGTACTGCCCCGCCTCGCGGACGGCGGATACGACCTCGTGTTCTGCGACGGCGACCGCACGGAGTACCTGGACTACCTCGCTGAATCGTTGCGCCTCCTTCGGCCGGGCGGGCTCGTCTGCTTCGAGGGCGCCTTCTCCGACGGCCGGACGGTGGACTCCGGTCCGCAGCCCGCCGAGGTGCTGCGCATCCGCGAGCTCCTGCGGACCGTGCGCGAGAGCCAGGACCTGATGCCGGCGTTGCTCCCGGTGGGCGACGGCCTGCTCTGCGCCGTAAAGCGCTAG
- the sigE gene encoding RNA polymerase sigma factor SigE: protein MVGAPLDTTRADRGGAAASANRRGALKRFLRLVGEPKSVTDTADRFHAASSAQTATFAADADSQAWTPPTWEEIVSTHSGRVYRLAYRLTGNQHDAEDLTQEVFVRVFRSLSTYTPGTFEGWLHRITTNLFLDMVRRKQRIRFDALGDDAAERLPSREPSPQQVFNDTHFDADVQQALDTLAPEFRAAVVLCDIEGLSYEEIAATLGVKLGTVRSRIHRGRSQLRKALQHRSPEARAERRSLAGAVALGGGGATA from the coding sequence ATGGTAGGGGCTCCACTGGACACCACCAGAGCCGACAGGGGAGGTGCGGCTGCGTCCGCGAATCGGAGAGGAGCGCTGAAGCGCTTCCTCAGGTTGGTGGGTGAGCCGAAATCCGTGACCGACACCGCTGACCGATTCCACGCTGCCAGCTCCGCTCAGACCGCGACCTTTGCCGCTGATGCGGATTCGCAGGCGTGGACTCCGCCCACCTGGGAGGAGATCGTCAGCACGCACAGCGGACGGGTCTATCGCCTGGCGTATCGCCTGACCGGCAATCAGCACGACGCCGAGGACCTCACGCAAGAGGTCTTCGTCCGTGTCTTCCGGTCCCTGTCGACCTACACCCCCGGCACGTTCGAGGGCTGGCTGCACCGCATCACCACGAACCTCTTCCTGGACATGGTGCGCCGCAAGCAGCGCATCCGTTTCGACGCCCTCGGTGACGACGCGGCCGAGCGCCTCCCGAGCCGTGAGCCGTCGCCGCAGCAGGTCTTCAACGACACGCACTTCGACGCGGACGTGCAGCAGGCGCTCGACACCCTCGCTCCCGAGTTCCGCGCGGCAGTGGTCCTGTGCGACATCGAAGGTCTCTCGTACGAGGAGATCGCCGCGACCCTGGGCGTCAAGCTGGGCACGGTCCGCAGCCGTATCCACCGTGGCCGCTCGCAGCTGCGCAAGGCCCTTCAGCACCGGTCGCCCGAAGCCCGCGCCGAGCGTCGCTCGCTCGCAGGAGCCGTGGCGCTGGGAGGAGGGGGCGCGACCGCGTGA
- a CDS encoding zf-HC2 domain-containing protein yields the protein MSGSRSNPVERHLAEQHLGDRLAALVDGELGHDARERVLAHLATCPKCKTEADAQRRLKSVFAEVAPPPPSESFLARLQGLPGGGSEPPSGPRPPGSGGFATSDSESGLPPSGVFGVRPETFGYAPAGAHAAVLPSSGRGFRIHDVDRRDVGRHEAERSLWRGRRFAFAAAGAVSLAAIALGGVTTGIPADPGDPRAGSGTSNSSGSTNSSGSTNSSGSGNSNASPMRSPGAGAATAPDSVRRRGSGPLSVQGQRPGVLAAPVAPTQATGPLLPGVPARGPHVQQPDPGSVQHQLAAPMLTGAAIMSPLIRPVPPAVPGGTVPTLGGVASKGAASGGGVDPARTSASSPIEGTLQGTSQIR from the coding sequence GTGAGTGGATCACGGTCGAATCCTGTTGAGCGGCATCTGGCCGAGCAGCATCTGGGGGACCGACTCGCCGCCCTGGTGGACGGTGAGTTGGGCCATGACGCGCGTGAGCGGGTTCTCGCTCATCTCGCGACCTGTCCGAAGTGCAAGACCGAGGCCGATGCGCAGCGGCGGCTCAAGAGTGTCTTCGCCGAGGTGGCGCCGCCGCCTCCCTCCGAGAGTTTCCTCGCCCGGCTCCAAGGCCTTCCCGGCGGTGGCAGTGAGCCTCCTTCCGGCCCAAGACCCCCTGGAAGCGGCGGCTTCGCCACCTCGGACAGCGAGTCAGGGCTGCCCCCGAGCGGAGTCTTCGGTGTGCGGCCCGAGACCTTCGGCTATGCCCCCGCGGGTGCGCATGCCGCGGTGCTGCCGAGTTCGGGGCGCGGTTTCCGCATCCATGACGTCGACCGCCGAGACGTGGGCCGTCACGAGGCCGAGCGGTCGCTGTGGCGCGGGCGGCGGTTCGCCTTCGCCGCCGCGGGCGCGGTGTCGCTGGCCGCGATAGCGCTGGGCGGTGTCACGACAGGCATCCCCGCCGACCCCGGTGACCCGCGCGCGGGCTCGGGCACCAGCAACAGCTCGGGCAGCACCAACAGCTCGGGCAGCACCAACAGTTCGGGCAGCGGCAACAGCAATGCGTCGCCGATGCGTTCGCCGGGCGCGGGGGCCGCCACCGCTCCCGATTCCGTCCGGCGCCGTGGCAGCGGACCGCTGTCGGTGCAGGGCCAGCGTCCCGGAGTCCTCGCGGCGCCGGTCGCGCCGACACAGGCCACCGGGCCTCTGCTGCCCGGAGTGCCCGCGCGCGGTCCTCATGTCCAGCAGCCCGATCCGGGGTCCGTCCAGCATCAGCTCGCGGCGCCGATGCTGACCGGCGCGGCGATCATGTCCCCGTTGATCCGGCCGGTCCCTCCCGCAGTCCCCGGCGGCACCGTGCCGACTCTGGGCGGGGTGGCTTCAAAGGGCGCGGCTTCGGGCGGCGGGGTGGACCCGGCGCGCACCTCGGCGTCCTCGCCCATCGAGGGCACACTGCAGGGCACTTCGCAGATCCGCTGA